One part of the Arabidopsis thaliana chromosome 1 sequence genome encodes these proteins:
- a CDS encoding DNA-binding bromodomain-containing protein (DNA-binding bromodomain-containing protein; FUNCTIONS IN: DNA binding; INVOLVED IN: biological_process unknown; LOCATED IN: cellular_component unknown; EXPRESSED IN: 21 plant structures; EXPRESSED DURING: 13 growth stages; CONTAINS InterPro DOMAIN/s: Bromodomain, conserved site (InterPro:IPR018359), Bromodomain (InterPro:IPR001487); BEST Arabidopsis thaliana protein match is: DNA-binding bromodomain-containing protein (TAIR:AT1G20670.1); Has 35333 Blast hits to 34131 proteins in 2444 species: Archae - 798; Bacteria - 22429; Metazoa - 974; Fungi - 991; Plants - 531; Viruses - 0; Other Eukaryotes - 9610 (source: NCBI BLink).): MGEVADNNTLMKRKKKGRPSLLDLQKRALKQQQLLQRRNPNEENEEELRSSSRNPNFSNRSNRRRNSNSEDDDDERRDKKHRLLHGLNSHEGRDSSNSKSGGGDLDSDARNRRKIDGSDNTGEKASKATDILLQRGSLVESTPLPDKKLLFFILDRVQKKDTYGVYSDPADPEELPDYYEIIKNPMDFTTLRKKLESGAYTTLEQFEQDVFLICTNAMEYNSADTVYYRQARAMLELAKKDFGNLRQESDGEEPVSLSQQPKVVKRGRPPGSGLKKQLEQSLIDRTTSDISADAAAFTYAGDSSRLSGSYNLRKNPPSYGFRHAETSVRINHNSENQSGLLIDWEKEFPPSVVKAVNKYGMKNVDENRRDTYNQNSASLQDSSIFTLLDDNLKQLTPVGLKAEYGYARSLARYAANIGPVAWTFANVRIEKLLPTGTEFGPGWVGENPENPPQQQNLMSGKQKCSNDYASDDHHQSSRIMSPSTSVSSSIIGNIHSSHESKESVQVLNQETEINGLVRGSSGFNHKPNQMLETAGSQQGNIKQEFQRLPPDLNARLSSPNSPGSNHQAGSSQHPDLALQL; this comes from the exons atggGTGAGGTAGCTGATAATAATACattgatgaagaggaagaagaaaggtagGCCATCACTTCTTGACCTCCAAAAGCGAGCTCTCAAACAGCAACAATTGCTTCAGAGAAGAAATCCCaatgaagaaaacgaagaagagcTTAGATCCAGTtccagaaaccctaatttcagcAACCGATCAAATCGCCGGAGGAATTCAAATTCtgaagacgacgacgatgaGAGGAGAGACAAAAAGCATCGGCTTTTACACGGATTGAATTCACACGAGGGTCGTGATTCTTCTAATTCCAAATCTGGCGGCGGCGATTTGGACTCCGATGCACGCAACCGCCGGAAAATTGACGGATCTGACAATACG GGAGAAAAGGCTTCGAAAGCGACAGACATTCTTCTTCAaa GAGGGTCACTTGTGGAGTCTACACCTTTGCCAGACaaaaagttgttgttcttcattCTTGATAGAGTTCAAAA GAAGGATACTTATGGAGTGTACTCTGATCCAGCTGATCCAGAGGAG CTTCCTGATTATTATGAGATTATCAAGAATCCGATGGATTTCACCACATTGCGGAAGAAATTAGAATCCGGGGCATACACCACCTTAGAACAATTTGAG CAAGAcgtatttttaatatgtacGAATGCGATGGAGTACAATTCAGCAGATACAGTATACTACCGACAG GCAAGAGCTATGCTTGAGTTGGCGAAAAAGGACTTTGGAAATTTGAGACAAGAAAGTGATGGAGAAGAACCAGTGTCACTGTCACAACAGCCGAAAGTAGTCAAAAGAGGCCGTCCTCCAGGCTCAGGCCTTAAGAAACAGCTTGAGCAATCTTTGATTGATCGCACGACTTCTGATATTTCTGCTGATGCAGCAGCATTCACTTATGCTGGAGATAGCTCTAGATTATCCGGTTCTTACAATCTAAGAAAAAATCCTCCTTCATATGGATTCCGTCATGCAGAAACTTCGGTTAGAATCAACCATAATAGCGAGAACCAAAGTGGCTTGTTGATAGATTGGGAGAAGGAGTTTCCAC CTTCTGTTGTGAAGGCTGTCAATAAATACGGGATGAAAAATGTCGACGAGAACAGGCGAGATACCTACAACCAGAACTCTGCTTCCTTGCAAGATTCTTCGATTTTTACACTGCTTGatgataatttaaaacaattaactCCA GTTGGACTGAAAGCTGAATATGGGTATGCTAGGAGTCTAGCACGGTATGCAGCAAATATTGGTCCTGTTGCTTGGACATTTGCCAATGTAAGGATTGAAAAACTGTTACCAACTGGAACCGAATTTGGTCCCGGGTGGGTTGGAGAGAACCCTGAGAATCCTCCTCAACAGCAAAACTTAATGTCGGGAAAGCAAAAGTGTTCGAATGACTATGCATctgatgatcatcatcagtCAAGTAGAATCATGTCTCCATCAACCTCTGTCTCAAGCTCCATCATAGGAAACATACATTCTTCCCATGAAAGCAAAGAGTCTGTTCAGGTATTGAATCAAGAAACCGAGATAAATGGTCTAGTCCGTGGTTCCAGCGGATTTAACCATAAACCAAACCAGATGCTGGAAACAGCTGGCTCGCAGCAAGGCAACATAAAACAGGAATTTCAGCGGTTGCCACCAGATCTCAATGCTAGGCTTTCCTCACCAAACTCACCAGGCTCTAACCACCAGGCAGGTTCATCGCAGCATCCGGATTTGGCGTTACAACTCTAA
- a CDS encoding DNA-binding bromodomain-containing protein (DNA-binding bromodomain-containing protein; FUNCTIONS IN: DNA binding; INVOLVED IN: biological_process unknown; LOCATED IN: cellular_component unknown; EXPRESSED IN: 21 plant structures; EXPRESSED DURING: 13 growth stages; CONTAINS InterPro DOMAIN/s: Bromodomain, conserved site (InterPro:IPR018359), Bromodomain (InterPro:IPR001487); BEST Arabidopsis thaliana protein match is: DNA-binding bromodomain-containing protein (TAIR:AT1G20670.1); Has 35333 Blast hits to 34131 proteins in 2444 species: Archae - 798; Bacteria - 22429; Metazoa - 974; Fungi - 991; Plants - 531; Viruses - 0; Other Eukaryotes - 9610 (source: NCBI BLink).), giving the protein MGEVADNNTLMKRKKKGRPSLLDLQKRALKQQQLLQRRNPNEENEEELRSSSRNPNFSNRSNRRRNSNSEDDDDERRDKKHRLLHGLNSHEGRDSSNSKSGGGDLDSDARNRRKIDGSDNTGEKASKATDILLQRSLVESTPLPDKKLLFFILDRVQKKDTYGVYSDPADPEELPDYYEIIKNPMDFTTLRKKLESGAYTTLEQFEANVFLICTNAMEYNSADTVYYRQARAMLELAKKDFGNLRQESDGEEPVSLSQQPKVVKRGRPPGSGLKKQLEQSLIDRTTSDISADAAAFTYAGDSSRLSGSYNLRKNPPSYGFRHAETSVRINHNSENQSGLLIDWEKEFPPSVVKAVNKYGMKNVDENRRDTYNQNSASLQDSSIFTLLDDNLKQLTPVGLKAEYGYARSLARYAANIGPVAWTFANVRIEKLLPTGTEFGPGWVGENPENPPQQQNLMSGKQKCSNDYASDDHHQSSRIMSPSTSVSSSIIGNIHSSHESKESVQVLNQETEINGLVRGSSGFNHKPNQMLETAGSQQGNIKQEFQRLPPDLNARLSSPNSPGSNHQAGSSQHPDLALQL; this is encoded by the exons atggGTGAGGTAGCTGATAATAATACattgatgaagaggaagaagaaaggtagGCCATCACTTCTTGACCTCCAAAAGCGAGCTCTCAAACAGCAACAATTGCTTCAGAGAAGAAATCCCaatgaagaaaacgaagaagagcTTAGATCCAGTtccagaaaccctaatttcagcAACCGATCAAATCGCCGGAGGAATTCAAATTCtgaagacgacgacgatgaGAGGAGAGACAAAAAGCATCGGCTTTTACACGGATTGAATTCACACGAGGGTCGTGATTCTTCTAATTCCAAATCTGGCGGCGGCGATTTGGACTCCGATGCACGCAACCGCCGGAAAATTGACGGATCTGACAATACG GGAGAAAAGGCTTCGAAAGCGACAGACATTCTTCTTCAaa GGTCACTTGTGGAGTCTACACCTTTGCCAGACaaaaagttgttgttcttcattCTTGATAGAGTTCAAAA GAAGGATACTTATGGAGTGTACTCTGATCCAGCTGATCCAGAGGAG CTTCCTGATTATTATGAGATTATCAAGAATCCGATGGATTTCACCACATTGCGGAAGAAATTAGAATCCGGGGCATACACCACCTTAGAACAATTTGAGGCAA AcgtatttttaatatgtacGAATGCGATGGAGTACAATTCAGCAGATACAGTATACTACCGACAG GCAAGAGCTATGCTTGAGTTGGCGAAAAAGGACTTTGGAAATTTGAGACAAGAAAGTGATGGAGAAGAACCAGTGTCACTGTCACAACAGCCGAAAGTAGTCAAAAGAGGCCGTCCTCCAGGCTCAGGCCTTAAGAAACAGCTTGAGCAATCTTTGATTGATCGCACGACTTCTGATATTTCTGCTGATGCAGCAGCATTCACTTATGCTGGAGATAGCTCTAGATTATCCGGTTCTTACAATCTAAGAAAAAATCCTCCTTCATATGGATTCCGTCATGCAGAAACTTCGGTTAGAATCAACCATAATAGCGAGAACCAAAGTGGCTTGTTGATAGATTGGGAGAAGGAGTTTCCAC CTTCTGTTGTGAAGGCTGTCAATAAATACGGGATGAAAAATGTCGACGAGAACAGGCGAGATACCTACAACCAGAACTCTGCTTCCTTGCAAGATTCTTCGATTTTTACACTGCTTGatgataatttaaaacaattaactCCA GTTGGACTGAAAGCTGAATATGGGTATGCTAGGAGTCTAGCACGGTATGCAGCAAATATTGGTCCTGTTGCTTGGACATTTGCCAATGTAAGGATTGAAAAACTGTTACCAACTGGAACCGAATTTGGTCCCGGGTGGGTTGGAGAGAACCCTGAGAATCCTCCTCAACAGCAAAACTTAATGTCGGGAAAGCAAAAGTGTTCGAATGACTATGCATctgatgatcatcatcagtCAAGTAGAATCATGTCTCCATCAACCTCTGTCTCAAGCTCCATCATAGGAAACATACATTCTTCCCATGAAAGCAAAGAGTCTGTTCAGGTATTGAATCAAGAAACCGAGATAAATGGTCTAGTCCGTGGTTCCAGCGGATTTAACCATAAACCAAACCAGATGCTGGAAACAGCTGGCTCGCAGCAAGGCAACATAAAACAGGAATTTCAGCGGTTGCCACCAGATCTCAATGCTAGGCTTTCCTCACCAAACTCACCAGGCTCTAACCACCAGGCAGGTTCATCGCAGCATCCGGATTTGGCGTTACAACTCTAA
- a CDS encoding Protein kinase superfamily protein (Protein kinase superfamily protein; FUNCTIONS IN: protein serine/threonine kinase activity, protein kinase activity, kinase activity, ATP binding; INVOLVED IN: protein amino acid phosphorylation; LOCATED IN: chloroplast envelope; EXPRESSED IN: 10 plant structures; EXPRESSED DURING: L mature pollen stage, M germinated pollen stage, 4 anthesis, C globular stage, petal differentiation and expansion stage; CONTAINS InterPro DOMAIN/s: Protein kinase, ATP binding site (InterPro:IPR017441), Protein kinase, catalytic domain (InterPro:IPR000719), Serine/threonine-protein kinase-like domain (InterPro:IPR017442), Protein kinase-like domain (InterPro:IPR011009), Serine/threonine-protein kinase, active site (InterPro:IPR008271); BEST Arabidopsis thaliana protein match is: Protein kinase superfamily protein (TAIR:AT1G20650.1); Has 116740 Blast hits to 115327 proteins in 4249 species: Archae - 89; Bacteria - 13267; Metazoa - 43525; Fungi - 9932; Plants - 32974; Viruses - 403; Other Eukaryotes - 16550 (source: NCBI BLink).), which translates to MRCFSCLNTQTNDMRINIDTLSDLTDYASVATKIDPRGTGSKSGILVNGKVNSPKPGGGARSFTFKELAAATKNFREGNIIGKGGFGSVYKGRLDSGQVVAIKQLNPDGHQGNQEFIVEVCMLSVFHHPNLVTLIGYCTSGAQRLLVYEYMPMGSLEDHLFDLEPDQTPLSWYTRMKIAVGAARGIEYLHCKISPSVIYRDLKSANILLDKEFSVKLSDFGLAKVGPVGNRTHVSTRVMGTYGYCAPEYAMSGRLTIKSDIYSFGVVLLELISGRKAIDLSKPNGEQYLVAWARPYLKDPKKFGLLVDPLLRGKFSKRCLNYAISITEMCLNDEANHRPKIGDVVVAFEYIASQSKSYEDRRTARKSTDSNRLRRETKQSY; encoded by the exons ATGAGGTGTTTCTCTTGTCTCAACACGCAAACTAATGACATGAGAATCAACATTGATACCCTCTCCGACCTAACCGATTATGCCTCag TTGCCACAAAAATCGATCCAAGAGGAACAGGCTCAAAATCTGGCATTTTAG TTAATGGGAAAGTGAATAGCCCTAAACCGGGTGGTGGCGCACGGAGTTTCACGTTCAAGGAGTTAGCAGCCGCCACGAAGAATTTCCGGGAGGGGAATATTATAGGAAAAGGAGGCTTTGGGAGTGTCTACAAGGGACGTTTAGATTCAGGACAA GTGGTGGCGATCAAGCAATTAAATCCAGATGGACATCAAGGAAATCAAGAATTCATAGTTGAAGTCTGTATGCTTAGCGTCTTCCATCATCCAAATCTAGTAACTTTAATCGGTTACTGTACTTCTGGTGCTCAGAGACTTCTTGTTTATGAATACATGCCAATGGGTAGCTTAGAAGATCATCTTTTTG ATCTTGAGCCTGATCAGACTCCACTAAGCTGGTATACTCGGATGAAAATCGCGGTTGGTGCAGCTCGTGGGATAGAGTATCTCCACTGTAAAATAAGCCCGTCTGTGATTTACCGTGATTTGAAATCCGCAAACATTTTGTTAGATAAAGAATTTAGCGTCAAGCTCTCTGATTTTGGACTCGCTAAGGTTGGTCCTGTGGGGAACCGGACACATGTGTCGACTCGAGTCATGGGTACTTACGGATACTGTGCTCCAGAATACGCAATGAGCGGAAGATTGACTATAAAATCGGATATCTATAGCTTTGGTGTAGTGTTGCTTGAGCTTATTTCTGGCAGGAAGGCCATTGATTTGAGTAAACCAAACGGAGAGCAGTACCTTGTTGCTTGG GCTAGACCGTATCTCAAAGATCCTAAGAAATTTGGACTTCTAGTTGACCCGTTGCTACGGGGAAAGTTCTCGAAGAGGTGTCTTAACTACGCGATTTCTATAACCGAGATGTGCCTAAACGACGAAGCGAATCACCGGCCAAAAATAGGAGATGTGGTGGTGGCATTTGAGTACATAGCCTCTCAGAGCAAATCTTATGAAGATCGAAGAACGGCTCGCAAGTCTACGGACTCTAACCGGTTAAGACgggaaacaaaacagagttattaa
- a CDS encoding DNA-binding bromodomain-containing protein (DNA-binding bromodomain-containing protein; FUNCTIONS IN: DNA binding; INVOLVED IN: biological_process unknown; LOCATED IN: cellular_component unknown; EXPRESSED IN: 21 plant structures; EXPRESSED DURING: 13 growth stages; CONTAINS InterPro DOMAIN/s: Bromodomain, conserved site (InterPro:IPR018359), Bromodomain (InterPro:IPR001487); BEST Arabidopsis thaliana protein match is: DNA-binding bromodomain-containing protein (TAIR:AT1G20670.1); Has 6842 Blast hits to 5628 proteins in 259 species: Archae - 0; Bacteria - 8; Metazoa - 4078; Fungi - 1212; Plants - 647; Viruses - 2; Other Eukaryotes - 895 (source: NCBI BLink).) — protein MGEVADNNTLMKRKKKGRPSLLDLQKRALKQQQLLQRRNPNEENEEELRSSSRNPNFSNRSNRRRNSNSEDDDDERRDKKHRLLHGLNSHEGRDSSNSKSGGGDLDSDARNRRKIDGSDNTGEKASKATDILLQRSLVESTPLPDKKLLFFILDRVQKKDTYGVYSDPADPEELPDYYEIIKNPMDFTTLRKKLESGAYTTLEQFEQDVFLICTNAMEYNSADTVYYRQARAMLELAKKDFGNLRQESDGEEPVSLSQQPKVVKRGRPPGSGLKKQLEQSLIDRTTSDISADAAAFTYAGDSSRLSGSYNLRKNPPSYGFRHAETSVRINHNSENQSGLLIDWEKEFPPSVVKAVNKYGMKNVDENRRDTYNQNSASLQDSSIFTLLDDNLKQLTPVGLKAEYGYARSLARYAANIGPVAWTFANVRIEKLLPTGTEFGPGWVGENPENPPQQQNLMSGKQKCSNDYASDDHHQSSRIMSPSTSVSSSIIGNIHSSHESKESVQVLNQETEINGLVRGSSGFNHKPNQMLETAGSQQGNIKQEFQRLPPDLNARLSSPNSPGSNHQAGSSQHPDLALQL, from the exons atggGTGAGGTAGCTGATAATAATACattgatgaagaggaagaagaaaggtagGCCATCACTTCTTGACCTCCAAAAGCGAGCTCTCAAACAGCAACAATTGCTTCAGAGAAGAAATCCCaatgaagaaaacgaagaagagcTTAGATCCAGTtccagaaaccctaatttcagcAACCGATCAAATCGCCGGAGGAATTCAAATTCtgaagacgacgacgatgaGAGGAGAGACAAAAAGCATCGGCTTTTACACGGATTGAATTCACACGAGGGTCGTGATTCTTCTAATTCCAAATCTGGCGGCGGCGATTTGGACTCCGATGCACGCAACCGCCGGAAAATTGACGGATCTGACAATACG GGAGAAAAGGCTTCGAAAGCGACAGACATTCTTCTTCAaa GGTCACTTGTGGAGTCTACACCTTTGCCAGACaaaaagttgttgttcttcattCTTGATAGAGTTCAAAA GAAGGATACTTATGGAGTGTACTCTGATCCAGCTGATCCAGAGGAG CTTCCTGATTATTATGAGATTATCAAGAATCCGATGGATTTCACCACATTGCGGAAGAAATTAGAATCCGGGGCATACACCACCTTAGAACAATTTGAG CAAGAcgtatttttaatatgtacGAATGCGATGGAGTACAATTCAGCAGATACAGTATACTACCGACAG GCAAGAGCTATGCTTGAGTTGGCGAAAAAGGACTTTGGAAATTTGAGACAAGAAAGTGATGGAGAAGAACCAGTGTCACTGTCACAACAGCCGAAAGTAGTCAAAAGAGGCCGTCCTCCAGGCTCAGGCCTTAAGAAACAGCTTGAGCAATCTTTGATTGATCGCACGACTTCTGATATTTCTGCTGATGCAGCAGCATTCACTTATGCTGGAGATAGCTCTAGATTATCCGGTTCTTACAATCTAAGAAAAAATCCTCCTTCATATGGATTCCGTCATGCAGAAACTTCGGTTAGAATCAACCATAATAGCGAGAACCAAAGTGGCTTGTTGATAGATTGGGAGAAGGAGTTTCCAC CTTCTGTTGTGAAGGCTGTCAATAAATACGGGATGAAAAATGTCGACGAGAACAGGCGAGATACCTACAACCAGAACTCTGCTTCCTTGCAAGATTCTTCGATTTTTACACTGCTTGatgataatttaaaacaattaactCCA GTTGGACTGAAAGCTGAATATGGGTATGCTAGGAGTCTAGCACGGTATGCAGCAAATATTGGTCCTGTTGCTTGGACATTTGCCAATGTAAGGATTGAAAAACTGTTACCAACTGGAACCGAATTTGGTCCCGGGTGGGTTGGAGAGAACCCTGAGAATCCTCCTCAACAGCAAAACTTAATGTCGGGAAAGCAAAAGTGTTCGAATGACTATGCATctgatgatcatcatcagtCAAGTAGAATCATGTCTCCATCAACCTCTGTCTCAAGCTCCATCATAGGAAACATACATTCTTCCCATGAAAGCAAAGAGTCTGTTCAGGTATTGAATCAAGAAACCGAGATAAATGGTCTAGTCCGTGGTTCCAGCGGATTTAACCATAAACCAAACCAGATGCTGGAAACAGCTGGCTCGCAGCAAGGCAACATAAAACAGGAATTTCAGCGGTTGCCACCAGATCTCAATGCTAGGCTTTCCTCACCAAACTCACCAGGCTCTAACCACCAGGCAGGTTCATCGCAGCATCCGGATTTGGCGTTACAACTCTAA